The DNA sequence ttctgaacctgttttcactttgttattatggtgtAATGTGTAGATTAGTTTTTAAAtgcatgttagaataaggctataacaaaatgcataaaaagtgaaggggtctgagtactgtTTGAACATATGAACTTAGCTATGAATCTGGAAATACACTGTCTTGCAATACTTGGCACCACTTGTCTATTTTTTTGACAACTCAAAAGGAAAAAACCTCAAACCAGATGGATAAATTATTTGTGGTCGTCTATGGAGACTTTCTGTGGACAGGCATATAGAGAATAATATTTGTCTGCGAAGTAAAACCACACCTGTGTCTTTCTTCTATATTGTCGCTACCCAATCAGACTACGGACAGCTATCTTCATGAGAGACATAACTGATCTCATTTTACACGTTGAATTGTGAACATAATACCAAATAATAGTTTTATACAGAGATCACCTGAAATATGTAGATTGGTCTTTCTCAGAACATCGTCAGAAACCCATGTAGTAGTGTAAGTAGATTTGATTGGTTTCTCGCATTCGAAGACTGAACATTTATTTACAATTTAATCCTAAATTATTAACAAACAGTAAAATCCTAAAGTAGCACAGTTTAAATAACACAATGTTAAAAGATGCAAAACAATAATACAACTACAATCTTTGGGTCGCAGCAGAAAAGCTCAGTGCTTGACAAGTACTGTATATGGCAAAGTGTAATGTGTAGGCCAAATTTTCCCACCTGTACATTTAAATCTAGCCAGAATGAAAGGTTAGCGGGTAGTGAAGTCCATTTCAGTTGCTATTGGCctatcagatatgaaaataataCATTGGTATTACAATCCAatcttttttgtttgtattatttaTAAGTCACATAGCTTTCTGTAAGCATGAACAAGGCCACTGTCCAATATATCGATTGCAGCTTTTATCCAAGCATTTTCATAATTTGACCACGTCTCGCTATAGGTTATCATATTCAGGTTCCGTTAGCGATTTATCACTGATCAATTATTTGGAGGAAACTAAACCACAGTTGTACTCCTAGCCTGTCGCTTTTTTAAAAATGTGGTGCTTTTTAGGCCTATATAGGGGTTATTTTCAATACAAGACTACAATAATATAAAGACAACATCCATGCGTAAAGAACAACCCTATCCAAACCTGTTTGGATAATGCTTTGCGCCACTTTGAGATGCACTTTGTAGCCTACTTTAACTTGTTTTGGTTTTTACTGTGGGCATTAGGGCCTGTGTGTCATTTCTATTTATACTGTTCAATATATTTTGTACACACATCCAGATACTCAGCTCGTTTGCGTGGTGACATTTTTAGGGATGGGAAAGATTCTCAGAATATTTATTTGTACGGCCGTGGACAGGTCAAGGTTAATTGGGACAGTAGGCTATTATGGCCAGTCTTAAATCATTGGATAAAAAAAGTCTGTAATGATGAGTATTAAACAAAACGTGCCATTTCCTTTCAATTTATACAGCTTGTTTCATAATGGGAGGTCCAAGACAGGTTGAATTCATTTACATACAGGGAGGGACCATGGCATCTGGGCAAAATGTGGAAGCAGCGGTGGATAAGACACATTTTATTACCATGTGTAACGCAACACATTTCGATTAGATAGTGATCCGATCAAGAACGGATGACAACCACATGTTAATCCAAGGTGTAAACCACAACTTCTGTTATCTGACTGTGCCATGTGACAGTGGGGACAGAGCAGGAGTGTTGGATCAAGATTGACAGGAATATCTGACATACATCTGCTAATGTCAAGGTAAGCAGGCTTTATCATACACACCGGCTTTCCTTATTGATTACCATATCATCCTAACCTGGGGCAGAGAGGGAAAAGGGCTAAGGTGTTAATCTTACAATGTAGCCATTGTCcattaaagcttatttcctgttGGAAAAAAATTGTAGCAATAGGAAGCAAAGTTTGAGTGTATGTTAGTGATACTGGACAAGACATATTCAGCTTCATAACAGTTCAATTTAAAAAAGCCATATCAAATTTGTACTCCAGTTTCAGTTTATTTATCAAGTTGAAGAGAGCATTAGAGGATCCATGTTATTCCGCCTCTGTATATCAAATATTCATAAAAGCAACTCAGGCATGGCAAGCAACACCATTTTAGCGTGATATCTCTAGTAATTAGGCCTACATTTGAAATGGAGGCTAGTATTTGAACATCTTAAACCATTAAATATTTTTTCCAGTTTGAAGCCTGAAAATCAATTACAGTGTCATATGCTCATGTAATTTTGTCAAGCTTGTTTAAAAAAGCATCAGCTGTAATTTAAGATGACTTAATGACATGATTGAAAGTCTTTTGTTTGGGCTTCAGTTCGTGGCACCAAGACATGTACAAAAAGCATTTTTCGTATttacaaacacacatccacaaaTCTGTTTACAGACATCATCCTGTGATTAAGGACATTAAGAGCgctttttttgtgtgttcaatGGACGGCGCAGGCAAATTATGCTAAAGCCTTTGAGTCAAATGTAAGTATGTAACGCAAGAACACAATAAGCCACATGAAATGGTTTCCCTGCGTAGTTGTGACACATTACAAATTGTGGGCTGCAAATTCTGCAATGCAATGCCGCAGGACAGCCATTTTACGGAGCTAACTTCGTTCTTGCGTTGCCTACTTACGTAGGCTATGAATTTGCCTTAACTGTGCTTCCATCCTTGGCTCAGTCAAAGCTTTTGCGATTGAGGACCCAAGCTAGATTGCTAATATACAACCATATGTTCACAAATACTTAGAAAACATAACTAATTACAGTATACAAAACATGACGAGCCAGTCACTTATCCTTCTTAgacaattacatttaaaaaaaacaatacaaaagaCAGGTCAACACTACTGTTACACTTCTACTGTGAGACTTCGCAATGCTAATTCTACAATGCCATTTGTGTGTGGTTTGATTTATCCGTGCATGTGTCCCGCACCTCTGCAGCGAATGGTGGGGAGAAGTGATGGTCAGTGAACAGTCTTATTTTTCCATAGAGAGGTAGTGTCTTGTCAGATGAAACACTCCTGGTCAGCTCGTGGTCTTACCTGACCAGGTGATAGGTCAACCAGTACATAAAAATGGGCTGGGCGGCTGCGATGGACATGGTCAGGTACATCCTCAGCTGGTTCCTGGCCCCGTGAACCAACACGCCTTGGGCTGCTGCCTCAGACAGGAGCTTTAGTCTCAACGTGCGGATCTGAAGAGAGGACCAAGACAGAGGGAGCCAAAATCAAGCTTGTGAACCTACGTACAGTTGTCAAGGCGCTAGCAGGGGACATTGGGTGGAGTAAATCCGATTCTATCGTCCGCTCTTCCTGCTACTCACCATGAAGACGAAGATGGATATACAGCACCACAGCAGCGTTAGGTAATATCCCATTCGACCAAATAGTAACCCTGCCACGACCCCTACAATCATCCTGCACACACAAGGGAATCTTTCACAATTCATCTGAGTAGTTGATGTGTCATCATGTCTTTACAACTTTAATATATACTTAAGACAACTTCCATGTTGAAAGACAAGGAAATCCAGAAACACAAACCGCAATGTCATACTAATCAtgtcagagagagcaagagagagagaccagccgtACCCCACATATTTGTATCCGGAGAAGGCCACAAGATCGATAGTGGTAAGGTCTGTGTTGACTGTGACCAGGTAGAGACTGAGGAGGACAACCAGCACCTCCATGATGAGCCACACCAGGGCTGAGCTGGCCTGCATGCCCAGGATCTCAGGGGTAAACCTAGAGGGGAGATTAGGGTAGATACATGTTTCAGGATACTCTTTATACAGAAAACTGGGAAGAAAGGTGCAAAGTGGACCAGTTTACCTGTTCTGTGTTCCGAGCGCTAACCCAGCCACCAGGATGTATGTGATAAAACCCATTGCTGCAAAATAATATAAAGCAATGTTAAAACAATAATAGGCTAGTTGCAGGTTTTATTTGTTTAGTTTCAGTCAGGGTGGTAGACCTGACCAAATCTCCTATACCTGGAATGTACAAGTCAGGAGCGTTGATATCAAAGCGTGGAGCCACTGGGGTGTCCTGTTGGTAGCTCACTTCCCAGTTCTAATCAAAAGCAAAACACAAACATACACCTTCTTCAGTCACCCATTCAATGAGTCATCCTAGGGCATAAGTTCAGTATCAGCTTGGTAGCTCTGAGTCTGGACATGGACACAAGCAATACCAACAGATGGTGACCATAGTAACACAGGGTGACATGGCATCAGTACCTGGTGCATGTAGGGGAAGACGAGCAGGCCGAGTTTCTTGCCCACGTAAACTGTGTCCACGGCAAAGTAATATTTCAGCTTAGAGATGGGGAGGAAACGATCCAGCTGTAGATGAAACGGAGCAAAACCAAGACAATTTAGGCCCACTTAATGACACATCATGTTGCTACTTACTAACTGGTACCACAACTATGTACCGTCACTACCATGAGTCTTACATTTTTGTCCACCAAGTCTTTGCCCTGGCTGGCCAGGCTGCTCCCGTAAGCCATGGCCAAGTTGGACATGGGGTCTGAGAGGAGGGTCCGGCCGGGGTGGCCCATCGTCCCAACACCCTGGCCCTGGAACCCAGTGGGCTGCCCCCCCGGCGCTACACTGGTGTCATCAAACAGCTGACTGGGGTCTGTCCCGTCCATTGACGTGCTCCTCGTTTCGGGATCTGTCACACCAGAGGTGGATGAAAGCACATTCTGGTCAGCGGAGTGGGGAATACAGGCTGCAAGTACTGTGCAACACAAGCATGCATCGTTAATACCTGTGATGTTACGTGAAGCTGTAAGATGACGAACGGCAAACGTCCAATGCATTTTGAAGGACAACCCAAAATGTAGCTGCAAAAGGAGGAGCTATGCAGTGCACATTGACACAATTCAACAAATAGCCTGGCCTAAGCAGACAGTGCCTATAACGGGGTCTCTTCACTCCATGTGTAAGATAAACCCTGTTCTCAGTCATCAATTCTGGGTGTGTTTTATCCTGAGTGCAGAATCACATCGCCCACTAAGCAGATGGACACCCAGCCGCTTCCTATCAATGTATACTTTGTCCTTTCACAGACATCCATTGGCCTGCACCGTAGACTAATCTTATTATTAATACTTAACAACGAGATCAATTGCGATTAGGAACCTCTttctcaaagagagagaggtcaaCCAGGACAAGTAGGCTCTATTTCAAAATTAAACTTCAAAAACGGACACACTTATGGATCTCCACTCGTGGTCTACTGTAGAGCCGGGACGATAAACCAAAAATGATCGGTACCAACCACACCGAGGATTTTACAGATATCAATAACTTTAAGTAGAggaatgtgaagtttgaaatgaaagTCTGCTAATATGGGCTATTGCTAACTGGACAAATGGTACAATattagaagtagcagtagtagttaaGCGCCATATAACAAAAGTAACTGGTGCACACTGTTTTAAAGTTATTCAATCTCTCATTAGCGTGCCAATTTATCGCGATATAGATGTTTATCCATATCGTCCAGCTCTAGTCTGTCTCAAAAAAGCCTATAGGCCTAAATAATGAAATACAATGTTTGTTATTCATTAGAAGCACATCTCTGATTCTCTATTTCTGACCTATTGAAATGGGTAGCCCTAATGTTTCATATCCTTTACCAAATCAGTAAGTTTACCATGGTACTCTTAGCCGTTCTCATGACTACAATTCCATTCCATTACAGTGGAGCCAATCCATGTCCCATTTTGCCTTGTGAGTGAAATGGCCCATAGCTCTGACGCTTTATGTAGcaggttttgcctgctacataagttctgttatagtcacagacatgattgaaacaggtttagaaacttcagagtgttttctatccacacctactaatcatatgcatatcatatattcctggcatgagtagcaggaagttgaaattgggcacgctatttatccaaaagtgaaaatgctgccccctattccAAAGAggttaagcaatggctttttttctggccacttttccgtaaagcccagctctgtggagtgtacggcttaaagtggtcctatggacagatactccaatctccgctgtggagctttgcagctccttcagagttACCTTCGGTCActttgttgtctctctgattaatgccctccttgcctagtccgtgagttttggtgggtggccctctctttgcaggtttgttgtcgtgccatattctttccattttttaataacggatttaacttctctagggtagggggcagcatttggaattttggatataaagcatgcccaaattaaacttccttctactcaggcccagaagatagcgtatgcactctaaagtttccaaaactgttaaaataatgtctgtgagtataacagaactgatttggtaggcgaaaacctgagaaaaatccattcaggaagtagtatttttttttgtcgttttctattcaatgccattacagtacccattgacttaggactcaaattgcagttcctatgccttccactagatgtcaacagtctttagaaatcgtttcaggcttgtattctgaaaaatgagggagtaagagcagtctgaatgagtggaccctgccgtatCAAAGAGCTTTTTCATGAGCGCGAccagagagtgcctttcttgtttaccttttatattgacgacgttattgtccagttgaaatattatcgataatttaggctaaaaacaacctgaggattgaatataaacatcgtttgacatgtttctatgaactttacagatacaatttggatttttttgtctgcctgttgtgactgcgtttgtgcctgtggattactgaagaaaacgtgcagacaaaacggaggttttcggGATATAAAAGAGATTTTGGACtgatctttgtgggctacactcagccttgtctcaggatggtaagttggtggttgaagatatccctctagtggtgtgggggctgtgctttggcaaagtgggtggggttatatccttcctgtttggccctgtctgggggtatcatcggatgcgGCCACAGTGTCTctcgacccctcctgtctcagcctccagtatttatgctgcagtagtttatgtgtcggggggcaggggtcagtttgttatatctggagtacttctactgtcttatccggtgtcctgtgtgaatttaagtatgctctctctaattctctctctctttctctctcctttctctctctctgaggacctgagccctaggaccatgcctcaggactacctggtatgatgactccttgctgtccccagtccacctggcccggctgctgctccagtttcaactgttctgcctgcggctatggaaccctgacctgttcaccggacgtgctacctgtcccagacctgcggttttcaactctctagagacaacaggagcggtagagatactcctaatgatcggctatgaaaagccaactgacatttactcctaaggtgctgacttgttgcaccctcgacaactactgtgattattattattatttgaccatgctgatcatttatgaacatttgaacatcttggtcatgttctgttataatctccacccggcacagccagaagaggactggccacccctcatagcctggttcctctctaggtttcttcctaggttttggcctttctagggagtttttcctagccaccgtgcttctacacctgcattgcttgctgtttggggttttaggctgggtttatgtacagcactttgagatatcagctgatgtaagaagggctatataaatacatttgatttgatttgattggagttcaccacatcagtcattggcttcttcaataagtgcatcgatgatgtcatccccacagttaccgtacgtacatacataccccaaccagaagccatggattacaggcaacatccgcacagagctaaaggctagagctgccactttcaggGAGCGgtactctaacccagaagcttataagaaatcccactgtgCCCTCtggcgaaccatcaaacaggcaaagcgtcaatacaggactaagattgaatcgtactacactggctctgatgctcatcggttgtgtcagggcttgcaaaccattacagactacaaagggaagcacagccgagagctgcccagtgacacgagcctaccagatgagctaaactacttctatgctcgcttcaaggcaaataacactgaaacatgcatgagagcaccaactgttccggaagactgtgtgatcccgctctccacagccgatgtgagtaagacctttaaacaggtcaacattcacaaggccgtaggttcagacggattaccaggacgtgtactgcgagcatgtgctgaccaactggcaagtgtcttcactgacattttgaacctctccgagtctgtaataccaacatgtttaaagcagacccccatggtccctgtgcccaagaacactaaggtaacctgcctaaatgactaccgacccgtagcactcacgtttgtagctaagaaagtcatgaagagtgcacaacaaaacctattccccctcaggagactgaaaagatttggcatgggtcctcagatcctcaaaaggttctacagctgcaccatcgagagcatcttgactggttgcatcactgcctggtatggcaactgctcagcctccgaccgcaaggcactacagagtgttgtgcgtacggccctgtacatcactggggccaagctccctgccacccaggacctctataccaggcggtgtcagaggaaggccctaaaaggaAGCCCCCCCTCtagaacactgctgctactctccgttattatctatgcatagtcactttaataactctctaCATGTGCATATTACCGCAACTAACGGTACACCcacacatcgactctgtaccggtacccccatgtgtatagtctcgctattgttattttactgctgctctttaattacttgttacttttatttatttatttatttaactgcatttttggttaggggctcgtaagtaagcatttcactgtaaggacggtctacaccggttgtatttggtgcatgtgactaatacaatttgacttGAATGTCccagagtggcctagttacagttttggcaagacttgaaaatgtctgtctcgCAACAATctacttgacagagcttgaagaatgtaaCAATTAATAAatggaaaatattgtacaatccaggtgtgcaaagctcttagagacttaccccaaaACTCACTGCTGTAATCAGCGCCAAAGGTGCTTATTTGAAACATGTATtaattttgtcattatggagtattgtgtgtagatgggtgggaaagaaatattgaatccattttgaattcaggatgtaacgcaacaaaatatgGAACAAGCAAGGGGTGCTAAATGACGTAAATAGAATACTGTGTATTGGGAACAAGTTCTGATTGAACACTGGGCGGAGACCAACAAGAAGCTAACAAAACAAGAGGCACAGTCCCATGTCCCAATTTAGAAGCAAGGTAATACGTGAAGGCTTGAAATCGTAACTCTTGAGAGCGAATAGCGCGACCTTCTAACCTACACCTGAATAATGTGGCCCGAAACTGATCAGACATGTTTCAGATTCGCTGTCTACATGGAATATGACAACGTCACCAGATAGTTTATCTAATGACGTggctaacagccagctagctagctaactcagTCTTGTGCAATATGGCGTTAGCTAGCCATATTAGTAAGAAATGAGCTGTCATGATTGATAACACACCGCATATGACACACAAAAAGCAAGTTAGCTAGCAACATTTTCCAGGTAGTTAGTTTAGCTTTGGCTTGAAGAGCAGCCATCGAGTGGGTTAGCTTGTTAGTTAGCTATTAGTATTAGCATGCCGGTTAGATACATTTCTAGGCCAAAAAGTTCAGACATCTTACCAATAGTTTGATCAACGTACGTTAACTTACGCTGTCTGGACACACTTTGGGTTGCGGTGTAATCCATGTTCATCAATTATTACAGGTAGTTTCGGATATCGTCTATAAAAACGCTGATATGAAACCATTCAATATGCTTCCTACAAAATCTGTACACAGCCACACCCATGTGTCAACTGGCCAATGATAGAATCGTAAAAGACAAGACGAAGTTGTTCCAGGAAAAATGTGGACCAATCGAAATAATCCACTATAATTCATTTATTTCTACATCTACCATTTACCAtcacttcttggacagaccaTACATAGTCTTAGATATTCAGTTTTAGAGCGTATTTAGAAACGTATTTGTCCTGTAAACATTACATGGCCATTTTGATAGCGCACAGGCTGCGGGCCAAAACCGTTGTGGGTTT is a window from the Oncorhynchus tshawytscha isolate Ot180627B linkage group LG14, Otsh_v2.0, whole genome shotgun sequence genome containing:
- the LOC112266766 gene encoding protein YIF1B isoform X3 gives rise to the protein MDGTDPSQLFDDTSVAPGGQPTGFQGQGVGTMGHPGRTLLSDPMSNLAMAYGSSLASQGKDLVDKNLDRFLPISKLKYYFAVDTVYVGKKLGLLVFPYMHQNWEVSYQQDTPVAPRFDINAPDLYIPAMGFITYILVAGLALGTQNRFTPEILGMQASSALVWLIMEVLVVLLSLYLVTVNTDLTTIDLVAFSGYKYVGMIVGVVAGLLFGRMGYYLTLLWCCISIFVFMIRTLRLKLLSEAAAQGVLVHGARNQLRMYLTMSIAAAQPIFMYWLTYHLVR
- the LOC112266766 gene encoding protein YIF1B isoform X2 is translated as MNMDYTATQSVSRQHPETRSTSMDGTDPSQLFDDTSVAPGGQPTGFQGQGVGTMGHPGRTLLSDPMSNLAMAYGSSLASQGKDLVDKNLDRFLPISKLKYYFAVDTVYVGKKLGLLVFPYMHQNWEVSYQQDTPVAPRFDINAPDLYIPAMGFITYILVAGLALGTQNRFTPEILGMQASSALVWLIMEVLVVLLSLYLVTVNTDLTTIDLVAFSGYKYVGMIVGVVAGLLFGRMGYYLTLLWCCISIFVFMIRTLRLKLLSEAAAQGVLVHGARNQLRMYLTMSIAAAQPIFMYWLTYHLVR
- the LOC112266766 gene encoding protein YIF1B isoform X1; this translates as MNMDYTATQSVSRQRKLTYVDQTIDPETRSTSMDGTDPSQLFDDTSVAPGGQPTGFQGQGVGTMGHPGRTLLSDPMSNLAMAYGSSLASQGKDLVDKNLDRFLPISKLKYYFAVDTVYVGKKLGLLVFPYMHQNWEVSYQQDTPVAPRFDINAPDLYIPAMGFITYILVAGLALGTQNRFTPEILGMQASSALVWLIMEVLVVLLSLYLVTVNTDLTTIDLVAFSGYKYVGMIVGVVAGLLFGRMGYYLTLLWCCISIFVFMIRTLRLKLLSEAAAQGVLVHGARNQLRMYLTMSIAAAQPIFMYWLTYHLVR